CCGAGACATGCACCAGGCTGACTGATCGATTTCTGTTTTTGTTGTTTCACCTTTTCAGGTAATATCTGCTGGCTGAACGAGGCTTTTTAGGAGGGTTATGTAAATGGAAATTGGGGAATAAAGAAGTATAATTTTTCATACCCTGTTATACCCTTTTGCCTTTATATTCACTGCTCTTTTTCTATGATAAAGGTGCTTAACCTAGTGCCATTCGGATGTGTCCCTGTTAATTAGAGGTGTTACCACTTCAGGCCTAAACTAATGACTTCACCTTCACCTTTCTGCTAATATCAGGCCATGGACCCTTCTGTTACAGCAGAAAGCTACCTTGCCCTTTTCGGCGTCAGTTTTCTTGCCGCCACCCTATTTCCACTCGGATCGGAGTGGCTCCTTGCCGCCATGATCATATCGGGGAGCAGCGTCCCTTTTTCAATTGCCGTCGCCTCTTCAGGCAATTACCTGGGTGGAGTTACAACTTATTTGATCGGTTTGTACGGGGGCGCTTTTTTGATCCGCAGGGTAATCGGTATCAGTGAAGCAAAGGAGGAAAGAGCCAGAAGGGGTTACGAGAAATATGGCGCCTGGACGCTCCTTCTTTCCTGGGTGCCTGTAGTGGGCGATCCCATCTGCCTTGCAGGAGGCATGATGAAGACAGGGTTCATCCGT
This genomic window from Deltaproteobacteria bacterium contains:
- a CDS encoding DedA family protein gives rise to the protein MDPSVTAESYLALFGVSFLAATLFPLGSEWLLAAMIISGSSVPFSIAVASSGNYLGGVTTYLIGLYGGAFLIRRVIGISEAKEERARRGYEKYGAWTLLLSWVPVVGDPICLAGGMMKTGFIRFSLLVLTGKLARYTFVALIAKEGIELMK